From one Flavobacterium kingsejongi genomic stretch:
- a CDS encoding IS1182 family transposase, which produces MRFKHYNQQQTMLLPYSFDDLIPHTHAVRIVDQVVESLNIQPLLKAYSKEGNPGYHPKMLLKVMLYAYMTNIYSSRKIELALRENINFMWLTSMTIVDHNTINRFRSDKLKESFKEIFKQVVLMLASEGLVNLKQIYTDGTKIEAQAGRYTFVWGKSIKTNKAKMLTQLEELWNYAQSIDNEDDPNPEPTEFKEISKEVIEKTVAKIDAKLSGNEKTSSKAKAKLRYIKNNFTSNLEKYEKQEAILGERNSYSKTDTQATFMRMKEDHMLNGQLKPAYNTQISTQNQIIVHYTIHQNPTDTKTLQPHLENLEQTFGKKVFKKIKEITTDAGYGSEENYDYLKQKKLKAFVKYNTFEKEQDQNYQKKHKAFSKENLYYNPEEDYYVCPMGQKMHKTYQNQKTTTTGYTQTLSHYQAKNCEGCSLRGQCFKAQGNRSIERNHNLERHKQQARELLLSEIGIQRRKQRSADVEPGVVVRLCKRRN; this is translated from the coding sequence ATGAGATTCAAACATTATAACCAACAACAAACGATGCTTCTACCTTATTCGTTTGATGATTTAATTCCACATACACATGCGGTTCGAATAGTTGACCAAGTTGTGGAATCCCTTAATATCCAGCCTCTTTTAAAAGCGTACAGTAAAGAAGGTAATCCTGGATATCATCCAAAGATGTTACTCAAAGTGATGTTGTATGCTTATATGACTAATATCTATTCTTCGAGAAAGATAGAACTTGCACTTCGTGAGAATATCAATTTTATGTGGCTTACTTCTATGACTATTGTTGATCATAATACAATTAATAGATTTAGAAGTGATAAACTAAAAGAGAGTTTTAAAGAAATCTTCAAGCAGGTAGTTTTGATGTTGGCCTCAGAAGGACTGGTGAATCTAAAACAAATTTATACCGACGGAACAAAAATAGAAGCTCAGGCCGGCAGGTACACTTTTGTGTGGGGTAAGAGCATAAAAACCAATAAAGCAAAAATGCTCACCCAGTTGGAAGAATTATGGAACTATGCCCAAAGTATCGACAATGAAGATGACCCCAACCCGGAACCAACAGAGTTCAAAGAAATCAGCAAAGAGGTAATTGAGAAAACTGTAGCTAAAATAGATGCCAAACTCTCTGGTAATGAAAAGACCAGTTCTAAAGCAAAAGCTAAATTACGCTACATAAAAAATAATTTTACTTCCAATCTTGAAAAGTATGAAAAGCAAGAAGCTATTCTGGGAGAAAGAAACAGTTACAGCAAAACTGACACCCAGGCTACTTTTATGCGCATGAAAGAAGACCATATGTTAAACGGACAGCTCAAACCAGCTTATAATACTCAAATATCTACACAAAATCAGATCATTGTTCATTATACCATCCACCAAAATCCGACCGATACTAAAACACTCCAGCCTCATTTAGAAAATTTGGAACAAACCTTTGGTAAAAAAGTATTTAAAAAGATAAAAGAAATAACTACTGACGCAGGTTATGGAAGTGAAGAAAACTACGATTATCTGAAACAGAAGAAACTCAAAGCTTTTGTGAAGTATAATACTTTTGAAAAAGAACAAGATCAAAACTACCAAAAGAAACACAAGGCTTTTAGCAAGGAAAATCTCTATTACAATCCAGAAGAAGACTATTATGTATGTCCAATGGGACAAAAAATGCATAAAACATATCAAAACCAGAAAACAACAACTACAGGATACACCCAAACCTTATCGCATTATCAGGCCAAAAACTGTGAAGGCTGTTCACTTCGAGGTCAATGTTTTAAAGCTCAGGGAAACAGAAGCATCGAGCGAAACCACAACCTTGAAAGACATAAACAACAAGCAAGGGAATTACTACTAAGTGAAATAGGAATACAAAGAAGAAAGCAACGCTCTGCCGATGTAGAGCCGGGAGTAGTCGTTAGATTGTGTAAACGTAGAAATTGA
- a CDS encoding acyl-CoA thioesterase, with amino-acid sequence MKPKYPIDSLTIHTDLVLPSETNPLNNLFGGELLARMDRAASIAARRHSRRIVVTASVNHVAFNRSIPLGSVVTIEAKVSRSFRSSMEVYIDVWIEDRESGGRAKANEAIYTFVAVDETGRPTEVPPIEPQSDIEKIRFDAALRRKQLSLVLAGKMNPHDATELKALFL; translated from the coding sequence ATGAAACCGAAATATCCGATCGATTCATTAACGATACATACTGACCTGGTATTACCCAGTGAAACCAATCCTTTGAATAATTTATTTGGAGGCGAATTACTTGCCCGTATGGATCGTGCTGCCAGTATTGCTGCCCGAAGACATTCCCGTAGAATTGTAGTAACGGCTTCGGTAAACCATGTAGCGTTCAACCGGTCGATTCCTTTGGGAAGTGTTGTCACTATTGAAGCTAAAGTTTCCAGAAGCTTCCGTAGCTCTATGGAAGTCTATATCGATGTTTGGATAGAAGACCGCGAATCTGGTGGGCGTGCCAAGGCAAATGAAGCCATTTATACTTTCGTTGCCGTTGATGAAACCGGAAGGCCTACTGAAGTCCCTCCTATTGAACCACAGAGTGATATTGAAAAAATCCGTTTTGATGCCGCATTACGACGAAAACAACTCAGCCTGGTATTAGCCGGAAAAATGAATCCCCACGATGCTACTGAATTAAAAGCATTGTTTTTATAG
- a CDS encoding SPOR domain-containing protein, producing the protein MKTEHYISQLLYRYQCVTVPGFGAFLTEIQSASLSESTNAFYPPKKTLSFNIYLKNNDGLLASHISQIEKIAYEDAVIRIQNEVASWKKILEKKETLILKHIGEIVLNFENNLIFTASKETNYLTDSFGLGSFISPSIKREVYKEQIQLLEEKAPIAFTPERRATQSYLKYAAVFVLTLLAAGFGGLKLRQNQINTQTLLVEQAVQEQVQDKIQEATFFIETPMPAVKLTLKEDKLPYHIVAGAFRDESNAQKKYEQLSRKGYKSRKLEKNKFGLYPVLYGSYSTYEEAQKNLNQIHSHVNDEAWLLIKEL; encoded by the coding sequence ATGAAGACAGAACATTACATTTCACAGCTTTTATATCGTTATCAGTGCGTTACGGTTCCCGGTTTTGGTGCATTTCTAACCGAAATTCAGTCCGCCTCGCTTTCTGAGAGCACGAATGCCTTCTATCCTCCCAAAAAGACGCTTTCCTTTAATATCTACCTGAAAAATAATGACGGCTTATTGGCCAGCCATATTTCCCAGATCGAAAAAATAGCATATGAAGATGCGGTTATTCGTATTCAGAATGAAGTGGCCTCCTGGAAAAAAATCTTGGAGAAAAAAGAAACTTTGATCCTGAAGCATATTGGCGAGATTGTATTGAATTTTGAAAATAACCTTATTTTCACCGCTTCAAAAGAAACGAATTACCTGACGGATTCATTTGGTCTCGGTTCTTTTATTTCACCTTCCATCAAACGTGAAGTGTATAAGGAACAGATCCAATTACTGGAAGAAAAAGCACCTATTGCTTTTACACCGGAAAGAAGGGCTACACAGTCCTACCTTAAATATGCTGCGGTATTTGTACTTACACTATTGGCTGCTGGTTTTGGAGGATTAAAATTACGTCAGAACCAAATAAATACCCAAACCCTATTGGTAGAGCAAGCGGTTCAGGAACAAGTACAGGATAAAATCCAGGAAGCTACCTTTTTTATCGAAACACCAATGCCTGCAGTAAAACTTACCCTTAAAGAGGATAAATTACCGTATCACATTGTTGCCGGTGCTTTTAGAGATGAATCTAACGCTCAAAAGAAATATGAGCAATTGAGCCGTAAAGGATATAAATCCCGTAAGCTTGAAAAAAATAAATTCGGTTTGTATCCTGTTTTATATGGAAGTTATTCCACCTATGAGGAAGCACAAAAAAACCTAAATCAAATCCATAGCCATGTCAACGACGAAGCCTGGCTCTTGATCAAAGAATTATAA
- the dprA gene encoding DNA-processing protein DprA: MKETELRYVLALLRVQGIGDIFAKKLIQHCGGAEAVFTADAAILHRIDGIGEIAIQRLKAPAVLEKADAELEYIRKHNIKVLYYQDDDYPERLKHCIDGPVLLFTAGKISFPEQKIISIVGTRQVTPYGTEFCKKLIADLAPLNPVIVSGFAYGVDIVAHQAAMEHQLQTIGVLAHGLNQTYPPAHRKYCPKMEENGGFVTEFWSSSNPDKENFVKRNRIVAGMSEATIVIESAGKGGSLITAGMANDYNRDVFAVPGRVTDKYSQGCNNLIKTQKANVLTDAADLVYMLNWDLAAEKCKPVQKQLFVALEEEEEKVYQYLNSKGKEVIDRIALECNLPIYKVASLLLKMELKGVIRPLPGKLFEAV, encoded by the coding sequence ATGAAGGAGACAGAATTGAGGTATGTACTCGCCTTGTTGAGGGTACAGGGAATAGGGGATATTTTTGCCAAAAAATTAATCCAGCATTGTGGTGGAGCGGAAGCCGTTTTTACTGCGGATGCTGCGATATTGCACAGGATAGACGGTATCGGGGAAATTGCCATCCAACGATTAAAGGCACCGGCCGTTTTAGAGAAAGCAGATGCGGAATTGGAGTATATCAGGAAGCATAATATCAAAGTCCTGTACTATCAGGACGATGACTATCCCGAACGCCTGAAACACTGTATTGATGGGCCAGTTTTATTATTTACCGCTGGCAAAATTTCCTTTCCAGAGCAAAAAATAATCAGTATTGTAGGAACAAGGCAGGTAACTCCCTACGGAACAGAATTCTGCAAAAAACTCATTGCCGACCTGGCGCCATTAAATCCGGTGATTGTTAGCGGATTTGCCTATGGAGTGGATATTGTAGCGCACCAGGCAGCAATGGAGCACCAGCTCCAGACCATAGGCGTCTTGGCCCATGGGCTGAATCAGACCTATCCGCCTGCACACCGTAAGTATTGTCCAAAAATGGAAGAAAACGGCGGTTTTGTCACGGAATTCTGGAGTTCCTCCAATCCTGATAAAGAGAATTTTGTGAAACGCAACCGTATTGTAGCTGGAATGTCCGAAGCAACTATTGTAATTGAATCTGCGGGAAAAGGCGGATCCCTTATCACTGCGGGAATGGCCAATGATTACAACAGGGATGTTTTTGCTGTTCCGGGAAGAGTAACTGACAAATACAGTCAGGGATGCAATAATCTGATAAAAACACAAAAAGCGAATGTGCTCACGGATGCCGCAGACTTGGTGTACATGCTGAACTGGGATTTGGCGGCTGAAAAGTGTAAACCGGTACAAAAACAACTTTTTGTGGCTTTGGAGGAAGAAGAAGAAAAAGTTTATCAGTACCTTAATTCCAAAGGGAAAGAGGTGATTGATCGCATTGCATTGGAATGCAACCTGCCCATTTATAAAGTAGCTTCGTTATTATTAAAAATGGAGCTCAAAGGTGTAATTCGCCCACTACCCGGTAAATTATTTGAGGCGGTATAG
- a CDS encoding rhodanese-related sulfurtransferase, whose translation MQLYNTLSAEERSVMIDEAGKQRLTLSFYAYAQIQNPVQFRNELFIAWNPLGVLGRIYVAHEGINAQLSLPADHFYEFKDTIEAYSFMKGIRLNIAVEQDDHSFLKLTIKVRDKIVADGLNDATFDVMNRGIHLGANDFNKMLEDPNTIVVDMRNHYESEIGHFRDAITPDVDTFRESLPIIDEQLKDHKEDKNLLMYCTGGIRCEKASAYFKHKGFQNVYQLEGGIIEYTRQVKEQNLESKFIGKNFVFDHRLGERITDDVVSKCHQCGTPCDNHTNCANEGCHLLFIQCDNCKAVMENCCSTECLDIIHLPLEEQLSLRRGVKNGNKIFKKGKSDALKFKTSTDSHHTDTVVVQAKAPKVTRKKSYLGKGTHFFPKASIGQFQIESGIIAVGDKILISGPTTGEQEMTVTEMFVNDTTAQTATVGDNCTFLIPFRIRLSDKLYKIIE comes from the coding sequence ATGCAACTGTATAACACCTTAAGCGCAGAAGAAAGATCCGTTATGATTGACGAAGCAGGAAAACAAAGGTTGACCCTGTCTTTCTACGCCTATGCGCAAATTCAAAATCCAGTACAATTTAGAAATGAGCTATTCATCGCCTGGAATCCGTTAGGGGTTTTAGGGCGGATTTATGTAGCGCACGAAGGAATCAATGCGCAATTGTCGCTGCCGGCAGATCATTTCTATGAGTTTAAAGATACCATCGAAGCCTATAGTTTTATGAAAGGCATACGCCTGAATATCGCTGTGGAGCAGGATGATCATTCCTTTTTAAAGCTTACTATAAAAGTAAGGGATAAAATTGTAGCTGACGGATTGAATGATGCTACTTTCGATGTGATGAACCGTGGAATACATTTGGGAGCCAATGATTTTAATAAAATGCTGGAAGATCCCAATACGATTGTAGTGGATATGAGAAATCATTACGAAAGTGAAATCGGTCATTTCCGTGATGCCATCACACCGGATGTTGATACGTTCCGCGAATCGTTGCCTATTATAGACGAGCAGTTAAAAGACCATAAAGAAGATAAAAACCTGTTGATGTATTGTACCGGAGGAATCCGTTGCGAAAAAGCAAGTGCGTATTTTAAGCACAAAGGGTTTCAGAATGTATACCAACTGGAAGGTGGGATTATCGAGTACACCCGACAGGTAAAAGAACAAAATCTGGAGAGTAAATTCATTGGTAAAAATTTCGTTTTTGACCACCGTTTGGGCGAAAGGATAACGGATGATGTCGTTTCTAAATGCCACCAGTGTGGTACTCCATGCGATAACCATACCAACTGTGCGAATGAAGGATGTCATTTGCTGTTTATTCAGTGTGACAATTGCAAGGCCGTGATGGAGAACTGTTGCTCGACAGAATGTCTTGATATTATCCATTTGCCACTTGAAGAACAGTTAAGCCTGAGAAGAGGCGTGAAAAATGGAAATAAAATTTTCAAAAAGGGAAAATCAGATGCTTTAAAGTTTAAAACGTCAACAGATTCCCATCATACAGATACCGTTGTAGTTCAGGCAAAAGCCCCAAAAGTTACCCGAAAGAAAAGCTATTTAGGAAAAGGGACACACTTTTTTCCTAAAGCCAGTATCGGGCAGTTTCAAATAGAATCGGGAATAATAGCCGTTGGCGACAAAATCCTGATCAGTGGCCCGACAACCGGAGAACAGGAAATGACAGTAACAGAGATGTTTGTAAATGACACTACTGCGCAAACAGCGACTGTCGGTGACAATTGTACCTTCCTGATTCCATTTCGCATACGGCTATCAGATAAACTGTATAAAATCATAGAATAA
- a CDS encoding PSP1 domain-containing protein: MACTSCSTSSGGAPKGCQNKGTCGTDSCNKLTVFDWLSNMNLSNGEVPFDCVEIRFKNGRKEFYRNTEKLTLSIGDIVATEASPGHDIGIVTLTGELVKIQMKKKGVNHTSNEIAKIYRKASQKDIDIWSEARAKEDPMKVRARELAIQLKLEMKISDIEFQGDGSKATFYYTANDRVDFRQLIKDFAREFSTRIEMKQVGFRQEAARLGGIGSCGRELCCSTWLTDFRSVNTSAARYQQLSLNPQKLAGQCGKLKCCLNYELDTYMDALKEFPDMDTQLFTEKGDAFCQKLDIFKGLMWFAYKNNMAQWHVLKTEQVREIMAENKEKKRVSSLEDFALELTQEPEKDFKNAMGQDSLTRFDAPKNKKKSNSRKRKPANAAASGDAATGAQVIKANPAAPKQNAAPKPNNPGARPNAAAKPNPNKGGNRPPNKPKNNNNRNEPKK, translated from the coding sequence ATGGCATGTACAAGTTGTTCAACAAGCAGTGGCGGAGCGCCAAAAGGGTGCCAGAATAAAGGGACCTGTGGTACCGATAGCTGCAATAAATTGACTGTTTTTGACTGGCTTTCCAATATGAATCTTTCCAACGGAGAGGTTCCTTTTGATTGTGTTGAGATACGCTTTAAAAATGGAAGAAAAGAATTTTACAGGAATACAGAAAAACTCACGTTAAGTATTGGTGATATCGTAGCAACCGAGGCTTCACCAGGACATGATATCGGAATTGTAACCCTTACAGGAGAATTGGTAAAAATTCAAATGAAGAAAAAAGGGGTCAATCATACAAGTAATGAGATTGCTAAAATTTATAGAAAAGCATCACAAAAAGATATTGATATCTGGTCAGAAGCCAGGGCAAAAGAAGATCCGATGAAAGTCCGGGCACGGGAATTGGCGATCCAGTTAAAACTGGAGATGAAGATTTCTGATATAGAATTCCAGGGAGATGGCTCCAAAGCCACCTTTTACTATACGGCAAATGACCGTGTAGATTTCAGGCAGCTGATTAAAGATTTTGCCAGGGAATTCAGCACCAGGATTGAAATGAAGCAAGTTGGATTTCGTCAGGAAGCCGCCCGTTTGGGAGGTATTGGATCTTGTGGACGCGAACTTTGCTGCTCTACATGGTTGACTGATTTTAGGAGTGTCAACACTTCTGCAGCCCGATACCAACAACTGTCACTAAACCCACAGAAACTTGCGGGGCAGTGCGGTAAATTGAAATGCTGCCTTAATTATGAACTGGATACCTATATGGATGCCTTAAAGGAATTTCCAGACATGGACACGCAGCTGTTCACTGAAAAAGGAGATGCATTTTGCCAAAAGCTGGATATTTTCAAAGGCCTGATGTGGTTTGCTTATAAAAATAATATGGCCCAATGGCATGTTCTGAAAACGGAACAGGTTCGGGAGATCATGGCAGAAAATAAAGAGAAAAAGCGAGTATCTTCCCTGGAAGATTTTGCGCTCGAATTGACTCAGGAGCCGGAAAAAGACTTCAAAAATGCTATGGGGCAGGATAGCCTGACCCGTTTTGATGCGCCAAAAAATAAAAAGAAATCCAATAGCAGAAAGCGAAAACCAGCCAATGCAGCGGCTTCGGGAGATGCTGCTACGGGAGCACAAGTAATTAAAGCGAATCCGGCAGCACCGAAACAAAATGCAGCACCAAAACCCAATAATCCAGGGGCAAGACCCAATGCTGCTGCAAAACCGAATCCGAATAAAGGCGGGAACCGACCTCCGAATAAACCAAAAAACAACAATAATAGAAATGAGCCTAAAAAATAG
- a CDS encoding gliding motility lipoprotein GldH has product MSLKNSFVLLFTAMLLFSCDKKRVFDEYMSVGDAWKKGSIIQFNIQQADTIKPYNLFVNIRDNNSYPYSNLFLIVSMEQPGGITHVDTLEYQMANPDGSLLGNGFSDVKESKLWYKEKMQFPKKGKYKVRIQQAVRQTGKVAGEKALKGITEVGFRIESIE; this is encoded by the coding sequence ATGAGCCTAAAAAATAGTTTCGTACTACTTTTTACCGCAATGCTGCTTTTTTCTTGCGATAAGAAAAGGGTATTTGATGAATATATGTCGGTAGGCGATGCATGGAAAAAAGGAAGTATTATCCAGTTTAACATTCAGCAGGCAGACACGATAAAACCCTATAATCTCTTTGTTAACATAAGGGACAATAACAGCTATCCGTACAGCAATCTTTTTTTGATTGTTTCTATGGAGCAGCCGGGAGGGATAACACATGTCGATACGCTGGAATACCAAATGGCAAATCCTGATGGCAGTCTTTTAGGAAATGGTTTCTCCGATGTAAAAGAGAGTAAACTCTGGTATAAAGAAAAAATGCAATTCCCCAAAAAAGGAAAATATAAAGTACGCATCCAACAAGCGGTAAGGCAGACGGGTAAAGTAGCGGGCGAAAAAGCACTGAAGGGCATTACAGAAGTTGGATTTAGAATAGAATCAATAGAATAA
- a CDS encoding penicillin-binding protein 1A encodes MATQKNNTKEDFSRYVKNFWKLFCGVIGFILLFFLLASWGALGTMPSFEELENPASNVATEVISSDGVTLGKFYRQNRTPVKYADLPDHLVKALISTEDERFYDHSGIDARGTLRAVFSLGTSGGASTITQQLAKNLFHGEGSKNIVMRVVQKVKEWIIAIRLERQYTKEEIIAMYLNTVDFVNQAVGIRSASKIYFGKEPKDLTIEESAVFVGMLKNPYYLNPKTFMDKSLARRNVVLSQMVKSGFLEEAKKEQLAKKPIKLNFHPESNNEGLATYFREYLRDFLKQWTKDHKKEDGSEYDIYRDGLKIYTTIDSRMQRYAEEAVTMHLSNLQEEFFIQNKKNKTAPFVNLSIEETNKIFNRAMRNSDRWSIMKDQGKSDEEITKSFNVKTNMTVFTWKGEKDTLMTPLDSIRYYKHFLQTGVMAMEPQTGHVKAWVGGINHKYFKYDHVYQGARQVGSTFKPFLYATAIEQLGISPCDSIIDSPFTIPKGRHNVTESWTPRNSSGTYRGMVTLKTALANSINTVSAKLIDRVGPKAVVDMTHKLGVSAKIPEQPSIALGAVEITVSDMVAAYSTFANQGVYIKPQMIMRIEDKKGRVLFEPTPESRDVLSKDVSYAVIKLLEGVTESGTGARLRTGGYGGTGYNRVTGHPYAFRNPIAGKSGTTQNQSDGWFVGMVPNLATGVWVGNEDRSAHFKSIIYGQGATMALPIWAIFMKKCYEDPTLEVSKGQFERPANLQIKVDCWKAAVKDTVSTDQENIDEFDF; translated from the coding sequence ATGGCAACTCAAAAAAACAACACTAAAGAGGATTTTTCAAGATATGTAAAAAATTTCTGGAAGCTTTTCTGCGGAGTAATCGGATTCATATTATTATTTTTCCTTTTGGCTTCCTGGGGAGCTTTAGGAACTATGCCTTCATTTGAAGAATTGGAAAACCCGGCTTCCAATGTGGCTACGGAAGTTATTTCGTCTGATGGAGTAACATTAGGAAAATTTTACAGGCAAAACAGGACTCCGGTAAAATATGCTGACCTGCCGGATCATTTGGTAAAAGCCTTGATATCGACGGAGGATGAGCGTTTCTATGACCACTCCGGAATCGATGCACGCGGAACACTACGGGCCGTTTTTAGCTTGGGGACGAGTGGAGGTGCGAGTACGATAACACAACAGTTGGCAAAGAATCTTTTCCATGGAGAAGGATCGAAGAATATTGTGATGCGTGTGGTTCAGAAAGTAAAAGAATGGATCATTGCTATTCGTCTCGAAAGGCAATATACAAAAGAAGAAATTATAGCAATGTACCTGAATACGGTAGATTTTGTAAACCAGGCAGTAGGGATACGTTCAGCGTCTAAGATTTATTTCGGAAAAGAACCTAAGGACCTGACTATCGAAGAATCAGCAGTATTTGTAGGGATGCTTAAAAATCCATACTACCTGAATCCAAAGACATTTATGGACAAGTCATTGGCCAGAAGAAATGTCGTATTGTCACAAATGGTTAAAAGTGGCTTTTTGGAAGAAGCTAAAAAAGAGCAGTTGGCTAAAAAACCAATTAAACTTAACTTTCACCCGGAAAGTAATAACGAGGGATTGGCTACCTATTTTAGAGAGTACCTTCGCGATTTCCTGAAACAATGGACAAAAGACCATAAAAAAGAAGACGGTTCTGAATATGATATTTACAGGGATGGTCTGAAAATTTATACAACTATTGATTCCCGAATGCAGCGTTACGCAGAAGAAGCCGTTACAATGCACCTTTCAAACCTTCAGGAAGAATTTTTCATCCAGAATAAAAAGAATAAAACCGCACCATTCGTCAATCTTTCTATAGAAGAGACGAATAAGATTTTTAACCGGGCAATGCGCAATTCCGATCGGTGGTCGATAATGAAAGACCAGGGTAAAAGCGATGAGGAAATCACAAAGTCATTTAATGTAAAAACGAATATGACTGTTTTTACCTGGAAAGGAGAAAAGGATACTTTAATGACGCCTTTGGACTCTATCCGGTATTATAAACATTTCCTGCAAACAGGAGTTATGGCAATGGAACCACAAACCGGTCATGTGAAAGCTTGGGTTGGAGGGATTAATCATAAATATTTCAAATACGATCACGTGTATCAGGGTGCCCGTCAGGTAGGATCTACCTTCAAGCCATTCTTATATGCAACGGCTATTGAGCAATTGGGGATTTCACCTTGTGACAGTATTATCGATTCACCATTTACCATCCCTAAAGGGCGCCATAATGTTACGGAAAGCTGGACACCGAGAAACTCCAGCGGAACTTACCGTGGTATGGTTACCCTTAAAACAGCATTGGCAAATTCGATCAATACTGTTTCTGCGAAACTGATTGACAGGGTAGGGCCAAAAGCAGTAGTGGATATGACCCATAAATTGGGGGTAAGCGCCAAAATTCCGGAACAGCCTTCAATTGCTTTGGGAGCAGTAGAAATTACTGTGAGTGATATGGTAGCGGCTTACAGTACATTTGCCAATCAGGGCGTGTACATTAAACCGCAAATGATTATGCGTATAGAAGATAAAAAGGGACGGGTATTGTTCGAACCAACCCCGGAATCAAGAGATGTCCTGAGTAAAGACGTTTCCTATGCCGTAATCAAGTTATTGGAAGGGGTAACAGAATCCGGAACCGGAGCACGACTGAGAACGGGTGGCTATGGTGGTACCGGATACAACAGGGTTACCGGACATCCTTATGCGTTCCGTAATCCGATTGCCGGAAAATCCGGAACTACACAAAATCAATCCGATGGTTGGTTTGTTGGAATGGTACCGAATTTAGCTACCGGTGTTTGGGTAGGAAATGAAGATCGTTCGGCACACTTTAAAAGTATCATCTATGGACAGGGTGCAACAATGGCGCTTCCAATTTGGGCTATCTTTATGAAAAAATGTTATGAAGACCCTACACTGGAAGTTTCAAAAGGACAGTTTGAAAGACCGGCCAACTTACAAATAAAAGTAGATTGCTGGAAAGCTGCTGTAAAAGATACCGTTAGTACAGATCAGGAAAATATCGATGAATTTGATTTTTAA
- a CDS encoding CoA transferase subunit A codes for MINKKVKNVQEALRDIKDEVTIMLGGFGLCGIPENSIDELVKKEVTGLTCISNNAGVGDFGLGFLLKKKQIKKMISSYVGENAEFERQMLSGELDVELTPQGTLAEKCRAAQAGIPAFYTPAGYGTEVAEGKEAREFNGKMHIMEEAYKADFAIVKAWKGDEAGNLIFKGTARNFNSCMAGAAKITIAEVEELVPAGTLDPNQIHIPGIFVQRIFQGERYEKRIEQRTVRSRE; via the coding sequence ATGATTAATAAAAAAGTAAAGAATGTACAGGAAGCTTTACGCGATATAAAGGATGAAGTTACAATAATGCTGGGCGGATTTGGCCTTTGCGGTATACCGGAAAACAGCATTGATGAATTGGTTAAAAAGGAGGTTACAGGCCTTACCTGTATTTCAAATAATGCCGGGGTAGGTGATTTCGGACTTGGATTTTTATTGAAAAAGAAACAGATAAAAAAAATGATTTCTTCCTATGTAGGAGAGAACGCTGAATTTGAGCGTCAGATGCTAAGCGGTGAGCTGGATGTGGAACTTACGCCACAAGGAACACTGGCTGAAAAATGTCGTGCAGCACAGGCTGGAATCCCAGCTTTTTATACACCGGCAGGCTATGGTACTGAAGTAGCCGAAGGAAAGGAAGCCCGTGAATTCAATGGGAAGATGCACATTATGGAAGAAGCGTATAAAGCAGATTTTGCGATTGTAAAAGCCTGGAAAGGGGATGAAGCGGGGAACCTGATTTTTAAAGGGACTGCCCGGAATTTCAATTCATGTATGGCAGGTGCCGCAAAAATAACGATTGCTGAAGTAGAAGAATTAGTACCTGCAGGAACACTTGATCCCAATCAGATCCACATCCCGGGAATTTTTGTACAACGAATCTTTCAGGGGGAACGCTATGAAAAAAGAATCGAGCAACGCACCGTTAGAAGTCGGGAGTAA